A window of the Natronospira proteinivora genome harbors these coding sequences:
- the nagZ gene encoding beta-N-acetylhexosaminidase — protein MVAGPVMMDLEGTSLSREESELLAHPAVGGVILFSRNYDSPGQLSRLTSAIRASRETPLLIAVDQEGGRVQRFHQGFTRLPPMARLGEAFDADPSQGLQLAELCGWVMASELRAHDLDLSFAPVVDLDFGASAVIGDRAFHDDPETVFRLARALVTGMRAGGMSATAKHFPGHGGVVLDSHVDCPEESRSLDDLREWDMQPFARLIRMDLPSVMMAHVVYSAVDSRPASFSRPWIQDILRTQLGFAGAVVADDLCMAAAIVLGTPAERARMALEAGCDLIPVCNDRAAAVEVIQAVGGDTPPATRHRLARLRSKARQTATPNIAIDWEAARRKVAQLSKGEA, from the coding sequence ATGGTTGCAGGCCCGGTGATGATGGATCTGGAAGGGACCAGCCTCAGTCGCGAGGAATCGGAGCTGCTGGCTCATCCGGCCGTGGGCGGGGTGATTCTCTTTAGCCGTAACTATGACTCACCGGGGCAGCTGTCCCGGCTGACTAGCGCCATTCGAGCCAGTCGGGAAACTCCCCTTTTGATTGCGGTAGACCAGGAAGGAGGGCGGGTGCAACGCTTTCACCAGGGATTTACCCGCCTGCCCCCCATGGCTCGTTTGGGGGAGGCATTTGATGCGGATCCATCCCAGGGTCTGCAGCTGGCCGAGCTCTGTGGCTGGGTCATGGCGAGCGAATTGCGGGCTCATGATCTGGATCTGAGTTTTGCCCCGGTGGTGGATCTGGACTTCGGCGCCAGTGCGGTGATCGGTGATCGGGCTTTCCACGATGATCCAGAGACGGTATTTCGTCTTGCCAGGGCCCTGGTGACCGGCATGCGGGCCGGTGGCATGTCTGCTACCGCCAAGCATTTTCCCGGCCATGGGGGGGTGGTGCTGGATTCCCATGTGGATTGCCCGGAGGAAAGCCGTTCACTGGATGATTTGCGTGAATGGGATATGCAACCCTTTGCCCGTTTGATTCGCATGGACCTGCCATCGGTGATGATGGCCCATGTGGTTTACTCGGCAGTGGATTCCCGGCCGGCCAGTTTTTCCCGTCCATGGATTCAGGATATTTTGCGAACCCAATTGGGTTTTGCCGGTGCCGTGGTGGCGGATGATTTGTGCATGGCAGCTGCTATTGTGTTGGGAACGCCCGCCGAGCGGGCCCGGATGGCCCTGGAGGCCGGTTGTGATCTCATCCCGGTTTGTAATGACCGGGCGGCGGCGGTGGAAGTGATCCAGGCGGTGGGTGGTGATACCCCCCCGGCTACGCGGCATCGCCTGGCGCGTCTTCGGAGCAAGGCCCGTCAAACGGCCACGCCCAATATTGCCATTGATTGGGAAGCCGCCCGCCGGAAGGTGGCCCAACTCAGCAAAGGAGAGGCCTGA
- a CDS encoding 3'-5' exonuclease yields MNVLAFDIETVPDTETGRRLLDLGDLDDQDTGRAMLHRRRQETGGRDFLPLHLHRVVAISVALRQGDRFRVWTLGDRDAGEAEMIARFYEGLERFQPDLVSWNGAGFDLPVLHYRALLHGVPAPAYWETGDNAQAFRWNNYLNRFHWRHLDLMDVMAGFQGRGTAKLEEVAVMLGLPGKLGMHGSLVWDRILDGDIQAVRDYCETDALNTYLVYLRFEVMRGRLDAQGYADEQARVHRFLETAEGEHFQQFLAGWEARPLWQGHNSQDKDSRGTQEED; encoded by the coding sequence GTGAACGTTCTGGCCTTTGACATTGAGACCGTTCCAGATACTGAGACGGGCCGGCGACTGCTGGATCTGGGCGATCTGGACGATCAGGATACCGGGCGGGCCATGTTGCATCGGCGGCGCCAGGAAACCGGGGGACGGGATTTTCTGCCCCTGCATTTGCACCGGGTGGTGGCCATCTCCGTCGCCTTGCGTCAAGGGGATCGCTTTCGGGTCTGGACCCTGGGTGACCGAGACGCCGGCGAAGCCGAAATGATCGCTCGTTTCTACGAAGGGCTGGAGCGGTTTCAGCCGGATCTGGTGTCCTGGAACGGAGCCGGCTTCGATCTGCCGGTTCTGCATTACCGGGCCTTGTTGCACGGGGTGCCGGCACCGGCCTATTGGGAAACTGGTGACAATGCCCAGGCCTTTCGCTGGAACAATTATCTCAACCGTTTTCACTGGCGGCATCTGGACCTGATGGATGTGATGGCCGGTTTCCAGGGGCGAGGCACTGCCAAACTGGAAGAGGTGGCGGTGATGCTGGGTTTGCCCGGCAAGCTTGGCATGCATGGCAGTCTGGTCTGGGACCGCATTCTCGATGGTGATATCCAGGCGGTGCGAGATTACTGTGAAACCGATGCCCTGAATACCTATCTGGTGTATCTACGCTTTGAAGTGATGCGCGGTCGCCTGGATGCCCAGGGCTATGCCGATGAGCAGGCCCGGGTTCACCGTTTCCTGGAAACGGCCGAGGGCGAGCATTTTCAACAATTTCTGGCCGGCTGGGAGGCGCGCCCCCTCTGGCAAGGGCACAACAGTCAAGACAAGGATTCCCGTGGTACGCAAGAAGAAGACTGA
- a CDS encoding S-methyl-5'-thioinosine phosphorylase: MAELAIIGGTGLTELDGLEITHREVVASPFGEPSGPVVHGRFCGTEVTFMARHGHGHTIPPHQVNYRANLWALRRVGVRRVLSVAAVGGIREDMIPGGVAIPDQILDYTWGRDHTFFEGELKGVTHIDFTQPYCPELRQWLLVAAKEADIPVSDDGTYGATQGPRLETAAEIDKLERDGCDIVGMTGMPEAALARELGLSYACCAVIANHAAGRGEADIHADIEANLNIGLDKARAIMGALLKNGA, translated from the coding sequence ATGGCCGAATTGGCAATTATTGGTGGTACGGGGCTGACGGAGCTGGATGGTCTGGAAATTACCCACCGGGAAGTGGTTGCCAGCCCATTCGGTGAGCCTTCCGGACCCGTGGTTCATGGTCGTTTCTGCGGCACGGAAGTGACTTTCATGGCCCGGCATGGACATGGGCATACCATTCCACCCCATCAGGTCAACTATCGTGCCAATCTCTGGGCTTTGCGACGGGTTGGCGTGCGGCGGGTACTGTCCGTAGCCGCGGTGGGGGGCATTCGGGAAGATATGATCCCCGGGGGGGTGGCCATTCCGGATCAAATCCTGGACTACACTTGGGGACGGGATCACACCTTTTTTGAGGGAGAGCTCAAGGGCGTGACCCATATCGACTTCACCCAGCCATATTGTCCCGAACTGCGCCAATGGTTGCTAGTCGCGGCCAAGGAGGCTGATATACCGGTGAGTGACGACGGGACCTATGGCGCGACACAAGGCCCGAGGCTGGAAACGGCCGCCGAGATCGACAAATTGGAACGGGATGGTTGCGACATCGTGGGCATGACCGGCATGCCCGAAGCAGCCCTGGCGCGAGAGCTGGGCTTGTCCTATGCTTGCTGTGCCGTGATTGCCAACCATGCCGCCGGTCGGGGTGAGGCGGATATCCATGCGGATATCGAGGCCAACCTCAATATTGGCCTGGACAAGGCGCGTGCCATCATGGGGGCCTTGTTGAAAAACGGGGCCTAG
- the rlmD gene encoding 23S rRNA (uracil(1939)-C(5))-methyltransferase RlmD produces the protein MVRKKKTDIRLTLDIRDLSHDGRGVGSADSGKTFFAHGALPGEQVVARREKKRRDLDEGVAEEILRPSPDRVEPRCRFFGQCGGCALQHLSIEAQRRIKADSLLEQLERLGQVQPEERIPTLSGPAWGYRRRARLGVKDVPKKGRVLVGFRERRTPYVTDMTRCEVLVPQVGERLEALSRLVGQLSVRARLPQIEVAAGDEDTALVLRHLDPLSDEDLLHLSRFEQESGFWIYLQPKGPDTVHALSDQAPPLSYRLPAHDVEIRFLPTDFIQINRDINRSMIDQALAWLDAGEGDSVLDLFSGLGNFALPIARQGARVTAVEGEAGLVGRGRDNAIRNGLGEVVDFHVANLFEDVSDQAWARRDYRLAVLDPPRSGAREVIPRLGRMGVERIVYVSCHPATLARDAGQLVHEEGFTLRAAGIMDMFPHTGHAEAMAVFER, from the coding sequence GTGGTACGCAAGAAGAAGACTGATATCCGCCTGACCCTGGATATACGGGACCTGTCCCATGATGGCCGGGGTGTGGGCAGTGCCGATAGTGGCAAGACCTTTTTCGCCCATGGTGCCTTGCCGGGTGAGCAGGTGGTGGCCCGCCGGGAAAAGAAGCGGCGGGATCTGGATGAGGGGGTGGCTGAAGAGATTTTGCGGCCGTCCCCTGACCGGGTAGAACCCCGCTGCCGTTTTTTTGGCCAATGTGGTGGTTGTGCCCTGCAGCACCTGTCCATCGAGGCACAGCGCCGGATCAAGGCGGACAGCCTGCTAGAGCAGCTTGAGCGACTCGGCCAGGTCCAGCCGGAAGAACGGATTCCCACTCTGAGCGGCCCGGCCTGGGGCTATCGTCGCCGAGCCCGGCTCGGGGTCAAGGACGTACCCAAGAAGGGGCGGGTGCTGGTGGGCTTTCGTGAACGACGAACGCCCTATGTGACGGACATGACCCGCTGTGAGGTATTGGTGCCCCAGGTGGGCGAGCGGCTTGAGGCCCTTTCCCGGTTGGTTGGCCAGTTGTCGGTGCGCGCCCGCCTGCCCCAGATTGAAGTGGCGGCCGGCGATGAGGACACGGCCCTGGTTCTGCGCCATCTGGATCCACTGAGTGACGAAGACCTATTGCACCTGTCTCGCTTTGAGCAGGAGAGCGGGTTCTGGATCTATTTGCAGCCCAAAGGACCGGATACCGTCCATGCCCTGAGCGATCAAGCCCCGCCGCTTAGCTATCGGCTGCCGGCCCATGATGTGGAAATTCGTTTTTTGCCCACGGATTTCATCCAGATTAACCGGGATATCAACCGAAGCATGATTGATCAGGCCCTGGCCTGGTTGGACGCGGGAGAAGGAGACTCGGTGCTGGATCTGTTCTCGGGGCTGGGCAATTTTGCTCTGCCCATTGCCCGCCAGGGCGCTCGGGTAACCGCTGTGGAAGGCGAAGCCGGTTTGGTGGGACGAGGCCGGGATAATGCCATCCGCAATGGCTTGGGCGAGGTGGTAGATTTTCATGTGGCCAATCTCTTCGAGGACGTGTCCGATCAGGCCTGGGCCCGGCGGGACTATCGCCTGGCGGTGCTGGATCCTCCACGCAGCGGCGCCCGGGAAGTGATCCCGAGACTCGGACGCATGGGCGTGGAACGAATCGTCTATGTTTCCTGCCATCCGGCCACCCTGGCCCGGGATGCGGGCCAGTTGGTTCACGAGGAAGGATTTACCTTGCGTGCCGCCGGCATCATGGACATGTTTCCCCATACCGGCCATGCCGAGGCTATGGCTGTGTTCGAGCGATAA
- a CDS encoding mechanosensitive ion channel family protein: protein MEEAGDVLEIINEVMPLDWITMVQIGVVIFVTALADLVVRQIFVRLERKALETHRVWDDAFALGCRRPARFAIWVIGLSIAIGLIGEDIRAGIFEPVADARNVALIAIVAWALIRMVRRIEINLVNQWYQEGEAVDQTTVDAVSKLVRITILVTAALVTLQTLGFSLTSLLAAGGIGGLAIGFAAQDLLSNFFGGLTIYMERPFSVGDWVRSPDREIEGTVEEIGWRRTVIRTFDLRPLYVPNAVFNQISLENPSRMFHRRIFETVGVRYDDFDKIEGILKDVRQMLHDHEEITKQRTLMVYFNTYADSSLDFFIYCFTETKVWTEFHSVKEDVLLKVGQIIEKHGAEIAYPTRTLHVPEGLVTQGAATEAGGADEPGR from the coding sequence ATGGAGGAAGCCGGTGACGTACTCGAGATAATCAATGAGGTGATGCCGCTGGACTGGATCACCATGGTTCAGATTGGTGTGGTCATCTTTGTGACCGCGTTGGCGGATCTGGTGGTTCGCCAGATTTTTGTTCGGCTCGAGAGAAAGGCCCTGGAAACCCACCGGGTCTGGGATGATGCCTTTGCCCTGGGTTGTCGGCGGCCAGCCCGCTTTGCCATCTGGGTGATCGGGCTGAGCATCGCCATCGGCTTGATCGGCGAGGATATTCGCGCCGGTATTTTCGAGCCGGTTGCGGATGCCCGCAACGTAGCCCTGATTGCGATCGTGGCCTGGGCCCTGATCCGCATGGTCCGTCGGATCGAGATCAACCTGGTCAATCAGTGGTACCAAGAAGGGGAAGCGGTGGACCAGACCACTGTGGATGCAGTGAGTAAGCTGGTTCGTATCACCATTCTGGTGACGGCGGCCCTGGTCACCCTGCAGACGCTGGGTTTCAGTCTCACTAGTTTGCTGGCCGCGGGGGGGATTGGTGGTTTGGCTATTGGCTTTGCCGCCCAGGACCTGCTGTCCAACTTCTTTGGCGGGTTGACCATTTATATGGAGCGGCCATTTTCCGTCGGTGACTGGGTGCGCTCACCGGATCGGGAAATTGAAGGCACCGTAGAGGAAATCGGCTGGCGTCGAACGGTGATCCGGACCTTTGATCTGCGTCCCCTGTATGTGCCCAACGCGGTATTCAATCAGATATCTCTAGAGAACCCATCACGGATGTTTCACCGGCGTATTTTCGAAACAGTGGGTGTTCGTTACGATGACTTTGACAAGATTGAAGGGATTCTTAAAGATGTGAGGCAAATGCTTCATGACCATGAGGAGATCACCAAGCAAAGGACACTGATGGTGTACTTCAATACCTATGCAGACTCCTCCCTGGACTTCTTCATCTACTGTTTCACCGAAACCAAGGTCTGGACGGAATTCCATTCCGTTAAGGAAGATGTGCTGTTGAAGGTGGGGCAGATTATTGAAAAGCATGGCGCGGAAATCGCCTACCCCACACGCACCTTGCATGTGCCTGAGGGATTGGTGACACAAGGGGCGGCCACTGAAGCAGGAGGGGCTGATGAGCCAGGCAGATGA
- a CDS encoding CYTH domain-containing protein codes for MPREIERKYLLIDERWREQVLRSQPFRQGYLSDHRSGRASVRVRLKGDQGELNIKSLELGSSRQEYEYPIPASEAREMLETLCQGPLIEKTRHWVDYRGQVFEIDEFHSDNAGLVVAELELDREDQPVEAPAWLGPEVTHLPRYFNVALAQRPYCQWSSAEKAGEDAD; via the coding sequence ATGCCGCGAGAGATTGAGCGAAAGTATCTCCTTATTGATGAGCGCTGGCGAGAACAAGTGCTGCGAAGCCAGCCGTTCAGGCAAGGTTATCTGAGTGACCACCGCAGTGGGCGGGCCTCGGTACGGGTGCGGCTCAAGGGTGATCAAGGGGAGCTGAATATCAAGAGCCTGGAGCTGGGCAGCAGCCGTCAGGAATACGAATACCCCATCCCTGCATCGGAAGCCCGGGAGATGCTGGAGACCCTCTGCCAGGGACCCTTGATTGAAAAGACACGGCATTGGGTGGATTATCGGGGACAGGTTTTTGAGATTGATGAGTTCCACAGTGACAATGCCGGTCTGGTGGTGGCGGAGCTGGAACTGGACCGCGAGGATCAGCCAGTGGAAGCCCCGGCCTGGCTCGGGCCGGAAGTGACCCACCTGCCGCGCTATTTTAATGTGGCGCTGGCCCAGCGGCCCTATTGTCAGTGGTCGTCGGCGGAAAAGGCGGGTGAGGATGCGGATTGA
- a CDS encoding hypoxanthine-guanine phosphoribosyltransferase: protein MSQADEPKSLPSSENGKSVRQGPAEAWRPLPETAELIHDGATVQAAFDSMAQAINRDWSGTEPLVMPVLLGGLIPAGQLLPRLLFSLQLETIHATRYGGGTEGGQLRWMAEPRVPLKGRHILLIDDILDEGLTLKALVDYCREHGAEQVGTAVLVKKQGKQPPAMEADYVGLKVPDRYVFGCGMDLYEYHRQLPGIYAI, encoded by the coding sequence ATGAGCCAGGCAGATGAGCCCAAGTCGCTGCCTTCAAGCGAGAATGGGAAATCGGTTCGACAGGGCCCGGCAGAGGCCTGGAGGCCTCTGCCGGAGACCGCAGAACTCATTCATGATGGAGCCACTGTCCAGGCGGCTTTTGATTCCATGGCCCAGGCGATTAACCGGGACTGGTCGGGCACGGAGCCGTTGGTAATGCCGGTATTGCTGGGCGGACTGATACCAGCAGGACAGCTTTTGCCCCGGCTGCTGTTTTCATTGCAACTGGAGACGATCCACGCCACCCGTTATGGAGGCGGGACCGAAGGGGGGCAGCTTCGCTGGATGGCGGAACCTCGAGTGCCACTGAAGGGCCGCCACATTTTGCTGATTGACGATATCCTGGACGAAGGTCTGACTTTGAAGGCGCTGGTGGACTACTGTCGTGAGCACGGTGCGGAGCAGGTGGGTACGGCGGTGCTGGTGAAAAAGCAGGGTAAGCAGCCACCGGCCATGGAGGCTGATTATGTGGGGTTGAAAGTGCCCGACCGCTACGTATTTGGCTGCGGCATGGATCTGTATGAATACCATCGTCAGCTGCCTGGTATCTACGCAATCTGA
- a CDS encoding CsiV family protein, whose protein sequence is MKRLLALAGVTLTFSLLGLSHNAAQAETDIRQLDVEVIVFQRNGDTGHDEERWINDPGMPPTLEAAVELDSEEARELDIRSVSGSRLRDVLDRLDSDDRYEVLTHHRYQLPELERDDAPVLRLYVDRRAQEGRDADSDATEEPQQATFQDEHLGQAGESGESEISREDEEQLDLARPLDGTLTVYRNRFFHAAADLIFNPELDDRRAAEDAAQERRQQLQDLLSGQGDFDSLRSREQLEPFIGYRLNERRRVRRLGELHYLDHPRFGVIVRVGRPE, encoded by the coding sequence ATGAAACGATTGCTCGCCCTTGCCGGCGTCACCCTCACATTCTCCCTTTTGGGCCTGTCCCATAATGCGGCCCAGGCCGAGACGGATATCAGGCAGCTGGATGTGGAGGTCATTGTATTTCAGCGCAATGGCGATACCGGCCATGATGAAGAACGATGGATAAATGACCCCGGCATGCCGCCGACGCTGGAGGCTGCCGTGGAGCTGGACAGCGAAGAAGCCCGGGAGCTGGATATACGGTCTGTATCCGGTAGCCGACTGAGGGATGTGCTGGACCGCCTGGATTCCGATGATCGTTATGAGGTTTTGACCCATCATCGCTACCAGTTGCCGGAACTGGAAAGAGACGATGCCCCGGTTCTGCGTCTTTATGTGGATCGCCGGGCCCAGGAGGGCCGTGATGCCGATTCAGACGCAACGGAAGAACCCCAACAAGCCACCTTTCAGGATGAACACTTGGGCCAGGCCGGAGAAAGCGGCGAGTCTGAGATAAGCCGCGAGGACGAAGAGCAACTGGACCTTGCCCGCCCCCTGGACGGCACCTTGACGGTCTACCGGAACCGCTTCTTTCATGCCGCTGCCGATCTAATCTTCAACCCGGAGCTGGATGACCGCCGAGCAGCGGAGGATGCCGCCCAGGAACGGCGCCAGCAACTGCAGGATCTGCTCTCAGGTCAGGGGGATTTCGACAGCCTGAGAAGCCGGGAGCAGCTGGAACCCTTTATTGGATATCGTCTCAATGAACGCCGTCGCGTGCGACGATTGGGCGAACTGCATTATCTGGACCATCCCCGCTTCGGTGTCATCGTCCGGGTGGGCCGGCCGGAATAA
- a CDS encoding L,D-transpeptidase — protein sequence MRIEVDISCQRLTLYTPEGRRQDQWPVSTAKNGPGEGHGSGCTPRGRHVIRARIGDGQAVGTVFVGRRPTGEICDEALFRAQPERDWILTRILWLSGLEPGKNRLGDVDTMRRYIYIHGCPDAFPMGKPLSAGCIRMRNHAVIALFEQVSVGTEVLIKE from the coding sequence ATGCGGATTGAAGTGGATATCAGCTGCCAGCGTTTGACCCTGTACACACCGGAAGGGCGGCGGCAAGACCAGTGGCCCGTGTCCACGGCAAAAAATGGTCCGGGCGAGGGCCATGGCAGCGGCTGTACGCCCCGCGGGCGTCATGTCATTCGCGCCCGCATTGGGGATGGACAGGCTGTGGGCACGGTCTTTGTGGGCCGGCGCCCCACGGGCGAAATCTGTGACGAGGCCCTGTTCCGAGCCCAGCCCGAGCGGGATTGGATTCTCACCCGTATTCTCTGGCTTTCGGGCCTGGAGCCTGGCAAGAACCGTCTGGGCGATGTGGACACCATGCGCCGATATATCTATATCCATGGTTGCCCGGATGCTTTTCCCATGGGTAAGCCCTTGTCTGCCGGTTGCATTCGCATGCGCAACCATGCGGTGATAGCCCTTTTCGAGCAAGTGTCGGTGGGCACAGAAGTCCTGATAAAGGAATAA